The following coding sequences lie in one Phacochoerus africanus isolate WHEZ1 chromosome 12, ROS_Pafr_v1, whole genome shotgun sequence genomic window:
- the ZEB1 gene encoding zinc finger E-box-binding homeobox 1 isoform X5 yields MTSHKSGRDQRHVTQSGGNRKFKCTECGKAFKYKHHLKEHLRIHSGEKPYECPNCKKRFSHSGSYSSHISSKKCISLMPVNGRPRAGLKTSQCSSPSLSASPGSPTRPQIRQKLENKPLQEQLSVNQIKTEPVDYEFKPIVVASGINCSTPLQNGVFSGGGPLQATNSPQGVVQAVVLPTVGLVSPISINLSDIQNVLKVAVDGNVIRQVLENNQANLASKEQETINASSIQQGGHSVISAISLPLVDQDGTTKIIINYSLEQPSQLQVVPQNLKKETPVPTNSCKSEKLPEDLTVKSEKDKSFEGGGRNDSTCLLCDDRPGDASALAELKHCDLRQPAQPPPLPAPEADRPEASDPSGSGEGGLSPSRPPLKNLLSLLKAYYALNAQPSAEELSKIADSVNLPLDVVKKWFEKMQAGQVSVQPSEPSSPEPGRANLPAKSDDQPPPPDADEPQDSTGHQQSPLKITSSPVLPVGSAVNGSRSSTSPPSPLNLSSSRNTQGYLYTAEGAPEEPQVEPLDLSLPKQQGELLERSTITSVYQNSVYSVQEEPLNLSCAKKEPQKDSCGTDSEPVVNVIPPSANPINIAIPTVTAQLPTIVAIAGQNSVPCLRALAANKQAVLIPQVAYTYSTAVSPAVQDAPLKVIPPNGNQDERQDTSSEGVSNVEEQNDSDSTPPKKKMRKTENGMYACDLCDKIFQKSSSLLRHKYEHTGKRPHECGICKKAFKHKHHLIEHMRLHSGEKPYQCDKCGKRFSHSGSYSQHMNHRYSYCKREAEERDAGPEDAGPGGLAEHEHAGARASPSQGDSDERESSTREEDEDSDKEEEEEEREMEELQEEKGSGEPGGEEEEEEEEEEEMEEEEEEQETEEQEEGGRAKTAGATAEREGAGSPESSLEHKVSEGSEQVSEEKTNEA; encoded by the exons ATGACCTCCCATAAATCAGGAAGAGATCAG AGACATGTGACGCAGTCTGGGGGTAATCGTAAATTCAAGTGCACTGAGTGTGGAAAAGCTTTCAAATACAAACACCATCTCAAAGAGCACTTAAGAATCCACAGTG gaGAGAAGCCATATGAATGCCCAAACTGCAAGAAACGTTTTTCCCATTCTGGTTCCTACAGCTCCCACATCAGCAGTAAGAAGTGCATCAGCCTGATGCCTGTGAACGGGCGACCCAGAGCAGGGCTCAAGACCTCGCAGtgttcctccccttccctctcggCATCCCCGGGCAGTCCCACCCGACCACAGATACGGCAAAAGCTAGAGAATAAACCCCTTCAAGAACAACTTTCCGTAAACCAAATTAAAACTGAACCTGTGGATTATGAATTCAAACCCATAGTGGTTGCTTCAGGAATCAACTGTTCAACCCCATTACAAAACGGGGTTTTTAGTGGTGGTGGCCCCTTACAGGCAACCAACTCTCCTCAGGGTGTGGTGCAGGCCGTTGTTCTGCCGACAGTGGGTTTGGTGTCTCCCATAAGTATCAATTTAAGTGATATTCAGAATGTACTTAAAGTGGCAGTAGATGGTAATGTAATAAGGCAAGTTTTGGAGAATAATCAAGCCAATCTTGCATCCAAAGAACAAGAAACAATCAATGCTTCATCCATTCAGCAAGGTGGCCATTCTGTTATTTCAGCCATCAGTCTTCCTTTGGTTGATCAAGATGGAACAACCAAAATTATCATTAACTACAGTCTTGAACAGCCTAGCCAACTTCAAGTTGTtcctcagaatttaaaaaaagaaactccagtCCCCACAAACAGCTGCAAAAGTGAAAAGTTACCAGAAGATCTTACTGTTAAATCTGAGAAGGACAAAAGCtttgagggaggaggaaggaacgACAGCACCTGCCTTCTGTGTGACGACCGCCCAGGGGACGCCAGCGCACTGGCAGAGCTGAAGCACTGTGACCTGAGGCAGCCCGCCCAGCCCCCGCCACTCCCAGCCCCGGAGGCTGACAGGCCCGAGGCCTCGGACCCCTCGGGCTCCGGAGAGGGCGGCTTGTCCCCGAGTCGGCCACCTCTAAAGAACCTCTTGTCTCTTCTCAAGGCATATTATGCTCTGAACGCTCAGCCAAGTGCAGAGGAGCTCTCCAAAATTGCCGACTCGGTGAACCTTCCACTGGACGTAGTGAAAAAGTGGTTTGAAAAGATGCAGGCCGGACAGGTTTCCGTGCAGCCTTCTGAACCGTCTTCTCCTGAACCGGGCAGAGCCAACCTCCCTGCAAAGAGCGACGATCAGCCTCCACCACCAGATGCAGACGAACCCCAGGACAGCACGGGACACCAACAGAGTCCACTGAAGATAACCAGCTCCCCTGTTTTACCAGTGGGGTCAGCCGTCAATGGCTCCAGAAGTAGTAcatcccccccttcccctctcaACCTTTCCTCATCCAGAAACACACAGGGTTACTTGTACACGGCAGAGGGCGCACCCGAAGAGCCCCAAGTAGAACCTCTGGATCTTTCACTACCAAAGCAGCAGGGAGAGTTACTGGAGAGGTCCACTATCACTAGTGTTTACCAGAACAGTGTTTATTCTGTCCAGGAGGAGCCCTTGAACTTGTCTTGTGCAAAAAAGGAGCCACAAAAGGACAGTTGTGGTACAGACTCAGAACCAGTTGTAAATGTAATCCCACCAAGTGCCAACCCCATAAACATTGCTATACCTACAGTCACTGCCCAGTTACCCACCATCGTGGCCATTGCCGGCCAGAACAGTGTCCCATGCTTGCGAGCGCTAGCTGCCAACAAGCAGGCGGTCCTCATCCCCCAGGTGGCATACACATACTCAACGGCCGTCAGCCCCGCGGTCCAGGACGCACCCCTGAAAGTGATCCCGCCAAATGGAAATCAG gatgAAAGGCAAGACACCAGCTCGGAAGGAGTATCCAACGTGGAGGAGCAGAATGACTCGGATTCCACACCACCCAAAAAGAAGATGCGAAAGACAGAAAACGGAATGTATGCCTGCGATTTGTGTGACAAGATTTTCCAAAAGAGTAGCTCACTGCTGAGACATAAATATGAACACACAG GTAAAAGACCTCATGAGTGTGGCATCTGCAAAAAGGCCTTCAAACACAAGCATCACTTGATCGAACACATGCGCTTGCATTCTGGAGAGAAGCCCTACCAATGTGACAAGTGCGGGAAGCGCTTCTCGCACTCGGGCTCCTACTCCCAGCACATGAACCACCGCTACTCCTACTGCAAGCGGGAGGCAGAGGAGCGGGACGCGGGCCCCGAGGACGCAGGCCCGGGGGGCCTGGCCGAGCATGAGCACGCAGGGGCCCGCGCGTCCCCATCACAGGGCGACTCGGACGAGAGGGAGAGCTCGACGCGGGAAGAAGATGAAGACAGtgacaaggaggaagaggaggaggagagagagatggaggaactgcaggaggaaaagggaagtggAGAACccggaggagaggaggaggaggaggaggaagaggaggaggagatggaggaggaggaggaggagcaggagacggaggagcaggaggagggaggcagagccaAGACCGCAGGTGCGACAGCGGAGAGGGAAGGCGCTGGAAGTCCAGAGAGTAGCCTAGAACATAAAGTGAGCGAGGGTAGTGAGCAGGTGTcggaagaaaagacaaatgaagcCTAA